In Nicotiana tabacum cultivar K326 chromosome 19, ASM71507v2, whole genome shotgun sequence, one DNA window encodes the following:
- the LOC107791477 gene encoding protein kinase and PP2C-like domain-containing protein, which translates to MGLEILEPNTCIRGCCTSPKIPIHLPLPSYSLSHPIARGAESVVYEAILDGKRVAVKKPILSTSEDIDKFHKELQLLCKLDHPGIAKLLAAHAKPPNYMFFFEFYESGNLAGKLHVDEWSPSIRQALEVATRLAKALQYLHNLGIVHRDVKPANILLDRQLQPRLADFGLAEYKKNLKLVSTENWKSTGKPTGGFHKRNMVGTLIYMAPEVLRKEIQTEKSDVYSFGISVNELLTGVVPYTDLRSEAQAHTVLEMNYTEQRLTAAVVSEGLRPVLADLRSGASASLLSLIERCWDKDPQNRPSFDDIVVELGSILADEIGRSRTEMVSADSFISSNGSDGANIQSYQENISWFGQGKEFSKRVPIALAASAWLDHSEDHVYSPVLSWGSFASCGRRETMEDRHFLMPQVCDEKDIHVFAIFDGHRGSAAAEFSAGALPGFLQNLGSVSSPSDALFEAFIKTDVAFRTQLDSCRKRKGAVQKDWHPGCTAIAALIVRNKLIVANAGDCRTVLCRAGNPYALSRDHVASCHEERERIIRAGGLVKWQVDTWRVGDAALQVTRSIGDDDLKPAVTAEPEITLTTLSAEDEYIVMASDGLWDVVSETDVVNIIRDTVKEPGMCSKRLATEAAERGSKDNITVIVVFLRPVSTAERIY; encoded by the exons ATGGGTTTGGAAATCTTGGAACCTAACACTTGCATTCGTGGTTGCTGTACCAGCCCGAAAATCCCCATTCATCTCCCTCTTCCTTCTTATTCTCTCTCTCACCCTATTGCTCGAG GGGCTGAAAGTGTGGTGTATGAAGCCATTCTTGATGGTAAAAGAGTTGCTGTGAAAAAACCCATCTTGTCCACCTCTGAGGATATTGATAAATTCCATAAAGAACTGCAATTATTATG CAAATTGGATCATCCGGGGATAGCAAAACTACTGGCGGCGCATGCCAAGCCGCCAAATTAcatgtttttctttgaattttacgAGTCCGGAAATCTTGCCGGGAAATTACACGTGGATGAATGGAGCCCAAGTATAAGACAAGCACTTGAAGTTGCAACTCGTCTAG CAAAGGCCCTACAATACCTACATAACCTCGGGATTGTGCACAGGGATGTGAAACCAGCGAACATTCTT CTTGATAGACAGCTACAACCACGTCTTGCTGACTTTGGTCTGGCAGAATACAAAAAGAATCTTAAACTAGTTTCCACTGAAAACTGGAAATCTACTGGCAAGCCTACTGGAGGTTTCCATAAGAGGAATATGGTTGGTACGCTTATTTACATGGCACCAGAGGTGCTGAGGAAAGAGATACAGACTGAAAAATCTGATGTATATAGCTTTGGAATATCAGTGAA TGAGCTGCTTACTGGCGTAGTTCCATACACTGATCTCCGTTCAGAGGCACAG GCCCATACTGTGCTTGAAATGAACTACACTGAGCAGCGACTTACTGCAGCCGTTGTATCTGAAGGCTTACGGCCCGTTCTAGCTGATCTTCGATCCGGTGCTTCAGCTAGTTTACTCTCTTTGATAGAAAGATGTTGGGATAAAGATCCGCAAAATAGGCCTTCTTTTGATGATATTGTCGTGGAGCTTGGTTCCATTCTGGCAGATGAAATTGGAAGGAGCCGTACAGAAATGGTGTCAGCGGattcttttatttcttcaaaTGGTTCTGATGGTGCAAATATCCAAAGCTATCAGGAGAATATTAGCTGGTTCGGTCAGGGTAAAGAATTTTCGAAAAGGGTCCCTATTGCCCTTGCTGCTAGCGCATGGCTGGATCATTCAGAAGATCATGTATATAGTCCAGTTCTATCTTGGGGTTCCTTTGCATCATGTGGAAGAAGGGAAACGATGGAAGATAGACACTTCCTTATGCCTCAAGTGTGTGATGAAAAGGATATTCACGTCTTTGCAATCTTTGATGGTCATCGAG GTTCAGCAGCAGCTGAGTTTTCTGCTGGAGCCTTACCAGGATTTTTGCAGAATCTTGGTTCAGTTAGCAG TCCCTCTGATGCGCTTTTTGAAGCATTCATAAAGACAGATGTTGCATTCAGGACACAACTTGATTCTTGTCGCAAACGCAAGGGAGCAGTTCAGAAAGATTGGCACCCTGGTTGTACTGCAATAGCTGCTCTTATCGTCAGAAACAAACTTATTGTTGCTAATGCTGGTGATTGCAGAACAGTCTTGTGTCGAGCTGGTAACCCGTATGCTCTAAGTAGG GATCATGTTGCAAGTTGTCATGAGGAGCGTGAGCGTATTATCCGTGCAGGTGGCCTTGTCAAATGGCAAGTGGATACATGGAGGGTTGGTGATGCGGCTCTCCAG GTCACTAGGTCTATCGGTGATGATGATCTGAAGCCAGCTGTAACTGCGGAACCTGAGATAACTCTAACTACTCTTTCTGCAGAGGATGAATACATT